The DNA segment CGGCCTGCGCCGCGTGCAGGGCGGACTGAGAAGCGAGCATGGCAGCGGTCAGGCTCACACGATCCTCCTCACGACACCACGTCCACACCGCTCACGACGACGCGCCCGGTCTCGACCCGGCCTGCGCGGCCGTAGGTGCCCGCGTGGCTCAGTCGGCGGTGGACCTGCTGGATCAGCCCGTCCATGTGCGAGACGAGCGCGGTAAACGTCTCTCTCAGTTGGGCACGCTCGCGGCCGGCACGCTCGACCAGCGGCCGCAGTGCGGCGGCGGCGCGTTCGAGCACGTCGCGCGCGGGCGCGGGAAGCCCCGCGGCGAGCGTGGCGATCGGGATCGATGCCGCGTCCGGACCCGCGAGCCGTTCGACCGCGGCGCGGCGCGCGGCGTCGGCTTCTTCGATCCTGGCGAGGGCGGCCAGGTGAGCGCGAGTGGCGGATTCGACACCCCTCGGGTCGGCGCGCCGCGCCGCCTCTCGCTGGGACTCGATCGCTTCCAGCAGCGCGCCGTGGGCGTCGGCGAGGGCACGCAGCGCCGCCTCCAGGTCCGCGGCCGCGTTCATGCGGGCGTCATGCATGGCCGTCCACTCCTCTCCGTGCCGGATCGCCACCCGCGCCGACCGAACGCCGGAGCAGATCGTGTGCCAGGCGGTCCACGATGGGCAGGCGTGCTGCACGCACGATGTCGTGCGCGACTCTCGAGTCCAGAAGCGCACGGAACTGCTTCTCGCCGGGGCCGGGCGCGAACGGCGGGGCCGCACCGTCGGACTCGCGCTGTCGCTTGAGCACCGGCTCGACGAAGGTGATGGCGACGAGCTTCTCGGCGGTCTCACGGGCGGACGCTCGCGTTCCATCCGGCCTGCGCTCGGCGATCGAGAGCGACTCGGCGAACGTGCGCTGGGCGTCGGCCAGCAACGGGTCCGTGAACGACGGCAGCCGGACCGCTCCCTGACGGTCGCGGCTCGTTGGCGCGCCCACGATGCGGGTCGGCATCGTACCGGCGGCGATCGGGTTGAGCGGGAGCGTCGGCACGGCGTCAGTCCACGATGAGTTCAGCGTGCAGGTTGCCGCTCTTGGCGAGCTGCTGGATGATGGTGATCTGGTCGGCGGGCGGGATGTCGAGCTGCTTGAAGGCCGTGAGGAGATCCTGGAGCCGGGCCGCGTCGGCGGGCCGCGCGCCGGTGGATAGCCCCGCCCAGCGCGTGCGGTCGATCAGCGGGTCGATCTCGGTGGGCACAGGGGGGGGTATCGTCGTCGTGATGGTCAGGCCGTTGTGCGTGATGGCGACGGGGCTGATGCGCACGTCCGCGGTCATCACGATCGAGCCGGTCGCGCTGTTGACGATCACGCGGGCCGGCAGGCGCAGGAGCGCGACGTCGATCGGCGTCGCCAGGATCTCGGCGATGAACGGGGCGGGGTCAGCCCGTTCGACCTCGGGAATCTCGACGCGGATCGTGCGGTCGTCCATCGCCCGGGCGATGCGCCGCTCGCCCGCGACGGGCGCATTGAAGTACGTGTCGTTGATCGTGCCCGCGATCTGGCTCACCGAGGCGTAGCCGCGGAAGGGCGGGTCGAGCACGAGGTCGAGGCGCCCGGTCGGCGCGTCGGCCTTCACGTCGCGGGTGAGCTTCGCTCCCATTCGCACGCGGGCGCGGGTGGGCACGGACGAGTCCTCGAGCGTCACCGGCCCGTACGCCATGGCGTAGAGCGGCGAGCCGGGCGTCGGGCCTTGGAGTGGGGTGATGAAGAGTTCGCCGCCGCGCAGCGAGGATGCGCTGCCGACGACGGAGACGGTGGCGTCGAGCGCGTCGTTGACGCGTGCGCCTCCGGGTGGGATGGAGCAGGTGACCATGACAAGAGCGACGCTCTTGGTGCGTTCGAGGGTCTTGTAGTCGGGGATGGGGTTGCCGCTGTTGCGGAAGACCTCGGCGAGTTGCTGGGCGAGTGCGAGGTCCTTGCCCGAGTCGCCCGTGCCGCTGAGGCCGATGACGAGGCCCAGGCCGCGCAGCACGAACTCGCTCTCGTCGGCGAAGCGAGTGAGTTCGCGGACGGTGGTCTTGCCGGTCTGCGCCGCGGCCGCGCCGGCAAGGCAGGCGAGAGCAGCGAGGAGGGTGAACAGTCGTGGCACGATGCGGCTCCGTGCGGCGGGTCAGAAGTTGAAGATGGACTCGAAGACGCGGGGGATCAGCCCCTTCTTCGTGGCGCGGCTGAGGTCGCCGTCGGTGGACTGGACGACGGTCAGCCCGGCGAGTTGCGAAGAGGTGATGGTATTGTTCGTCGTGACGTCCTCGCGTCGGCACGAGCCGGAGAGGACGATCGTCTGCACCTCGCGGTCCTTGACGATCTGCTTGCGGGCCTCGAGGACGAGCGTGCCGTTGGGCTTGACGTCGATGACCTCGGCGGTGATGCGGGCGATGAAGCGGTCGCTGCGCCGGGCGTTGCCCTCGCTGTTGAACTCGTGCCCGCCGCTGAGGTCGAGACGCATGGTGCGCTGAGAGTCGCCGTTCTCGAACTGTCCCTGGATGAGGTGACGCAGGCTCGGGAACTGCCTGAGCGCGGCCTGGATGTCGTACTCCTTCTCGGTCTCCAGCTTCTGCTGCGACTCGCTCCGGCTCGTCTCGTCGATGATGATGGTGACAAGATCATGGATGGCGAACTCGCGCGGCATGGGCGGATGCACGAACGAGAGGCTCACGGCGCGCAGCGCCGCGTGCGGGTCGATCTTGCCGGGCGTGTCACGCTGCACCTCGCTCTCGCGGGTGAAGAAGCTCTGCGCAAGCGCGGGGGCCGCGAGACCCGCCAGGACAACGGCGGCGGCGAGCGTGCGTGCGGGTTTCATCGTGCGTCCTCCCTTGCGGCGGCGACGGTCGCCGAGCCGGCCCAAGCAACCGCGCGCCCGCGCGCGCTCATCCGCGCGGCGAAGGTCCGCCGCTTGCCGTCAACCGATTCGAACCGAACCACGTCACCGACGCGCCCGGCCTCGACCGCACGGGCGATCTCGGTGACGACGACGCTGGGGGAGACCGCGGAGATCGTCACGAGGTCGCCCTTGTTCACGACGATGGGCGCGTCGAGGGCGTCCACGGTCAGCAGCTCGCCCGGCTCGATGCGGCCGCGGACGGCCGCGCCGATCGCATCCGCGGGCGTGGCGACGCGCACGCCCGGCGCAAGCCAGTGTTCGTCGCCGGTCACGTCGGCGGCGGTCACGATCTCGCCTCGGCGGAGCGAGCGTGAGGCGACGAGCGCGTGGCGTCGCACCAGCACGCCGACGCGGACGGTCCCCGTGGCGACGATGCCGTCCGCGTCGTAGACGCGGACGGCGAGGGGCAGCCGGTCGGAGCGGCCGGTGGGCTGGACTTCAACAACGCGGTCGGCGGTGGGCGTGGCGAGCAGGTCGGCGTCGCTGCCCTCGAAGGAGAGGCGCAGGTCGGCGGGATCGACGCCGAGAATCCAGGCGATGCGCGCGGCGACGTGCCCGCGCACGGTCGGCTCGCCGACGTAGCGGCGCGCGTCGGGCGCGGGGTCCTCGGCGGGTCTCGAGGGCCGGTCGGCGGCGGCGGGCGGCGCGTGCGCCCGCACGTGACACGCCGCCCCGCGGATGGTGGCGAGTTCGGCCAGCGTCTCGTCGTTGGCGGCGATGGCGGCGCGAACAGCGTCCGCGTCGATCCGCACCCAGCCGGACGCGAGCGCCATCGTGTCCGGCGCGACGACGACGCGGGCGAGCGCGTCCGCGCCGGCACCGGCAAGCTCGGCGACGTCGCCGAGCAGCGCGGGCCGGCCAGGCTCGATGCGCACCGAGCCGCGCAGCGCGATCTCCTGCGCCGGCGCGATGGCGGCGGCGAGGGCGAGCATCAGGATGGCGAACGTTCGGTTCATGCGGCGTAGTGGTCGAGCGTCAGCGGCGGAGTTGCGCGACGGAGCGGAGCGTCTCGTCGGCGGTGCGGATGGTCTGGCTGTTCATCTCGAAGGCGCGCTGCGTGCGGATGAGTTCGATCAGTTCTCGCGTGGGATCGACG comes from the Synechococcales cyanobacterium CNB genome and includes:
- a CDS encoding flagellar protein FlgN — encoded protein: MERERPPVRPPRSSSPSPSSSRCSSDSASPTVRPRRSRPAPARSSSVRFWTRESRTTSCVQHACPSWTAWHTICSGVRSARVAIRHGEEWTAMHDARMNAAADLEAALRALADAHGALLEAIESQREAARRADPRGVESATRAHLAALARIEEADAARRAAVERLAGPDAASIPIATLAAGLPAPARDVLERAAAALRPLVERAGRERAQLRETFTALVSHMDGLIQQVHRRLSHAGTYGRAGRVETGRVVVSGVDVVS
- the flgA gene encoding flagellar basal body P-ring formation protein FlgA — translated: MNRTFAILMLALAAAIAPAQEIALRGSVRIEPGRPALLGDVAELAGAGADALARVVVAPDTMALASGWVRIDADAVRAAIAANDETLAELATIRGAACHVRAHAPPAAADRPSRPAEDPAPDARRYVGEPTVRGHVAARIAWILGVDPADLRLSFEGSDADLLATPTADRVVEVQPTGRSDRLPLAVRVYDADGIVATGTVRVGVLVRRHALVASRSLRRGEIVTAADVTGDEHWLAPGVRVATPADAIGAAVRGRIEPGELLTVDALDAPIVVNKGDLVTISAVSPSVVVTEIARAVEAGRVGDVVRFESVDGKRRTFAARMSARGRAVAWAGSATVAAAREDAR
- a CDS encoding flagellar basal body P-ring protein FlgI codes for the protein MVPRLFTLLAALACLAGAAAAQTGKTTVRELTRFADESEFVLRGLGLVIGLSGTGDSGKDLALAQQLAEVFRNSGNPIPDYKTLERTKSVALVMVTCSIPPGGARVNDALDATVSVVGSASSLRGGELFITPLQGPTPGSPLYAMAYGPVTLEDSSVPTRARVRMGAKLTRDVKADAPTGRLDLVLDPPFRGYASVSQIAGTINDTYFNAPVAGERRIARAMDDRTIRVEIPEVERADPAPFIAEILATPIDVALLRLPARVIVNSATGSIVMTADVRISPVAITHNGLTITTTIPPPVPTEIDPLIDRTRWAGLSTGARPADAARLQDLLTAFKQLDIPPADQITIIQQLAKSGNLHAELIVD
- a CDS encoding flagellar basal body L-ring protein FlgH, yielding MKPARTLAAAVVLAGLAAPALAQSFFTRESEVQRDTPGKIDPHAALRAVSLSFVHPPMPREFAIHDLVTIIIDETSRSESQQKLETEKEYDIQAALRQFPSLRHLIQGQFENGDSQRTMRLDLSGGHEFNSEGNARRSDRFIARITAEVIDVKPNGTLVLEARKQIVKDREVQTIVLSGSCRREDVTTNNTITSSQLAGLTVVQSTDGDLSRATKKGLIPRVFESIFNF